CCTCAACGGCACCGAACAACTCGCCACCAAGGTCACCGCATGAAGCGCCTTAAATTACGCGAGAAGAAGTACCGCTCCTGCGGCACAAACATCCTTGAACCACTGTTCCACACCCCATTTCGGATCATTCCCGCGTGCGCGGGTAGCGTCGCGATCTGATCTCACACCCCATGTTTTTCTACGACCATCCCCGCAATATGCGCGGGGAGCACTCGCAGAGGACACCAAAGGCGCACTTGTGACTCGGGCCATCTCTGCGTGCGCGGGGAGCACGCCGATCGCACCATGCTCGACGACGACACCGGAGGGCCATCCCTGCGTGCGGGGAGCACCAGATCGTGCACGTGGACTTGCCCACGCCGCCCGGGCCATCCCTGCGTACGCGAGGAGCACCGGGTCGTCGGACGCACCGGCGTGACAGCCGGAGGGCCATCCCTGCGTACGCGGGGACGACGACGGCGTGGAGCGGATGCTCGATTCCGACGCGGGGTCATCCCCGCGTGCGTTGCGTGCGCGGGGGAGCACGGGGCCCTCATCGGTTACTTCCTGCTCGGCGGAGGGCCATCCCTGCGTGCGCAGGGAGCACTGCAGGCCGCCATTGGATGCGGCTATCTGTCCCGGGCTATCTCTGCGTGCGCGGGGGAGCACCACAGGGACACATAGTGCCTTGCGTATAGGCGAGGACCATCCCCGCGTACACGGGGAGCACGCGTAAATTCCACGCTGGCCGGTCGGGCGCTGGGGACCATCCCCGTATGCGCGGGGAGCACACCGATCGGCCGTCCGAGCACTTCCGGTTTACGGGCCCATCCCACGTCGGCGGGAAGCATCCTGTTAATCAGGAGCAACACTCGCTTTCCGTTGCGGCTGCGGGCGGGTCACTCATCACACCATCATGGGCATCGACCGTCCAGTCGTGACTGCCCACGTGAATTGGCCGCCGTTGGTTTGCCAGTCCGAATCCAACTCTGTCAGAACTGAACTCGATGGCACACTCCTCACCGCGGGGATAGCTGGTTCCAGGCCGCCGAGTACGGGGAGCACGGCCTTGCCGAATGTGCTGTCCCACATCTTGTCGGACCACCCCCGCCGCGTCCACGGGGAGCACTCTCGTGGCGTTCCCGCCGTTTCTCGTCTGCGAGACCACCCCGCGTGCGCGTGGACCACTCGTCGGTTCTCTCTTTCGGCCGCTTCGATGGCGGGCCATCCCTGCGGGGACCACAAGTACCGCTACGACCCGATCGCGTCGGGCACCGGGTTATCCCTGCGTACGCGGGGACCACACTTATTGACCAGGCCGTCGGCTCCAGCCTCGCCCGGTTTCATTCAGCGCAGTTCGGCCCGGAGTATCGGAATAAGCACGAAAAACATCCTGCCCCACAATCTAATTGACAGTGAAGAACCTCACGTGCGCGGGGAGCAGCTTGCCGACGTCGGGCCGGCTCCGCAGAAGTACGGACCATCCCCGCGTGTACGGGAGAACAATCTCGCGGTGTTGGTGGTGACCTGCGCCGCGACCAGGACGCGGTTACCACGGAACTTACCTTGCACTGGAGCAGTTGATCGCCACGTCGACCGCGTCAAAAATGCTCAAACGGCAGAGGCTCGGCCGCGTGAAACCCGAACTCCTGCAATGGCGAATCCTATTGAGCCACTGAGTGAGGTGATCTCATCAACTTCGGTGTGTGCTTGAGGGATTCGGGCATTCGGGAGTTTCGGGACTTGCCCGGTCATGGGCGTGGAGTCCCAGGTAGACCGGTTTTCTCCCACAGAATTCCGATGCCTGAAGGACTCCACGTGATCGCCTATCGTGCCATGCTCGACGTGTCCCGGGAGCTGGTCTGCCATGTTTCGCGGTTGCTGGCCGCCCAACGGCGAGCCCGGGGCACCCGCCGCGGTGCCCGGGCGCTGACACCGTTTCGGCAGGCGATGTTCGTGCTGGCCTGGTTCCGTAAACGCGAGGACATCGCGGTGCTGGGCGCAGGTTTCGGTATCAGCCGCTCGACCGCCTACCGCTATCACGGCGAGGCGATCGACGTGCTCGCCGCCCAAGCCCCCGACCTGCACGAAGTCCTGCACCACGCGCACGAGCAAGGTCTGACCCACCTGAACTTGGACGGCAAGCTGTTTCGCTCCGACCGCTGTGGCGAGCAGACCCTCAGCGTGAAAGGCGAATCGATCGACGCCTGGTATTCGGGCAAGGCCCACGCCCCCGGAGCCAACCTGCAAGCACTCACCGCGCCCGACGGCTTCCCGCTGTGGATCTCCGACGCCGAACCCGGCTCGACCCACGACATCACCGCCGCCCGCACCCACGTGCTCGGCGCATTATGTTGGGCCGCAGCACATCTGGATCTGCCGACCCTCGCCGACGCCGGATACGACGGCGCCGGGATCGGGGTGCACACCCCGGTCAAACAGCCCAGCGACGGCCGCGACCTCGATATCGACACCCGCACCCGGAACGCTCTGCTACGCGGGCTGCGCTGCCTGGCCGAACGCGGCTTCGCCCTGCTCACCGGACGCTGGCGCGCCCTGCGCCACTTCACCACCAGCCCCGAGAAAATCGGCGACATCGTCAAAGCCGCACTCGTCCTCACCCATTTCGAACACGGCCGACACCAATGAAAGTCGCTGAGATCACCTCAGTGAGAAGGGGGACCAGTTCACAAAATTCGTGCGAAATCCAGGATTGACGTTCCGTTGACACACGGGACTATCCCCGCGTGCGCGGGGGGCGCGCCACTTCTATCAGTCGTTACGTCATGCAGGGCGGACCATCCCCGAGTGTGTGAGGAGCACGTTCGCCCGCAACTGCAACGAATTCGCCCAGCGGGACCATCCCCACGTGCGTGGGGAGCGCGTCCTGCACAACGCATCGTTCGATCTCCAGGTCGGACCATCCCCACGTGCGTGGGGACCGCCAGCCAGGAACCTTCTGCAGCGCCTGATAGAACGGATCATCCCCGCGTGCGTAGGGAGCGCCAGTCCCCGCACAGCGAGGGATTCGATCGACTCCGGCCGCATCGGACCATCCCCACGTTCGTGAGGAACGCCCAGTCCCCGCGCAGCGCGATCGTGTCGATGCCCGGAGCATCCCCGCGTACGTGGGGAGCGCATCAGCTCGATCCACCCATTTACGTTGGAGGACGGACCATCCCCGCGTGTGTGCGTGGGGAGCGCTTATCGTCCAGCTTCTTGTAGGTGTCGGCGCCCGGACCATCCCCGCAGGTGTAGAGAGCACGATATTACCTGCACCGCAGGCAATTTCCTGCTTGCGGGAGCACATCCTGCGCCACTCTACCGCGGTGTAGGCACGGGACGACCCCTGCGGGCGCGGGGAGCACTCGCGCTCGAAGGCGTTGCAGACCTGCTGGGCAGGACCATCCTGCGTACGCAGGAAGCACACCCTGCGATCTCGTTCGATCTTGTAACAGTAGGGACCATCCCCACGTGCGTGGGGAAGCAGAGGTGGAACACGCCGGCAATCCCGTTCCCCAGCGAA
This sequence is a window from Nocardia yunnanensis. Protein-coding genes within it:
- a CDS encoding transposase family protein, whose product is MIAYRAMLDVSRELVCHVSRLLAAQRRARGTRRGARALTPFRQAMFVLAWFRKREDIAVLGAGFGISRSTAYRYHGEAIDVLAAQAPDLHEVLHHAHEQGLTHLNLDGKLFRSDRCGEQTLSVKGESIDAWYSGKAHAPGANLQALTAPDGFPLWISDAEPGSTHDITAARTHVLGALCWAAAHLDLPTLADAGYDGAGIGVHTPVKQPSDGRDLDIDTRTRNALLRGLRCLAERGFALLTGRWRALRHFTTSPEKIGDIVKAALVLTHFEHGRHQ